One window of Pseudomonas sp. FP198 genomic DNA carries:
- a CDS encoding NAD(P)/FAD-dependent oxidoreductase, whose protein sequence is MPVETLLIDTLVIGAGQAGVAMSEHLSRQGVPHLVVQRNRIAEAWRTARWDSLVANGPAWHDRFPGLEFEGLDPDAFASKDQVAEYFEAYARKFDAPIRTGVEVRSVERNAGRPGFAIETSDGRIEATNVVVATGPFQRPVIPPIAPDMATVTQIHSAQYRNPAQLAEGAVLVVGAGSSGVQIADELQRAGKRVYLSVGAHDRPPRAYRNRDFCWWLGVLGEWDAEAVKPGKEHVTIAVSGARGGHTVDFRRLAHEGITLVGLTRAFNGSTVSFEPNLNENIARGDENYLALLDAADAYIERNGLDLPPEPEARRLLPDPECMTQPILELDLIEAGISTIIWATGYSVDYSWLKVDAFKADGKPRHQRGVCSEPGLYFVGLPWLSRRGSAFIWGVWHDARHISDHIIKQRTYLDYRDASQRQSQPSKTSLMGVR, encoded by the coding sequence ATGCCCGTTGAAACCCTACTTATCGATACGCTTGTAATAGGCGCCGGCCAGGCCGGTGTCGCCATGAGTGAACATTTGAGCCGCCAAGGCGTGCCGCATCTGGTGGTGCAGCGCAACCGCATTGCCGAAGCCTGGCGCACGGCGCGCTGGGATTCGCTGGTTGCCAACGGCCCGGCCTGGCATGACCGCTTTCCAGGACTGGAATTCGAAGGGCTTGATCCGGATGCCTTTGCTTCCAAGGACCAGGTGGCCGAGTACTTCGAAGCCTATGCGCGCAAATTCGACGCACCGATCCGCACCGGCGTGGAGGTGCGCAGCGTCGAGCGCAATGCCGGTCGCCCGGGCTTCGCCATTGAAACGTCGGACGGCCGAATCGAGGCTACTAACGTGGTGGTCGCCACCGGGCCATTTCAGCGGCCCGTCATCCCGCCCATCGCGCCTGACATGGCTACGGTGACGCAAATTCATTCGGCGCAATATCGCAACCCCGCGCAGTTGGCCGAAGGCGCCGTGCTGGTGGTCGGCGCCGGGTCGTCGGGGGTGCAGATCGCCGATGAATTGCAGCGCGCCGGCAAGCGGGTCTACCTCTCGGTGGGCGCCCATGATCGTCCGCCGCGGGCCTATCGCAACCGTGACTTCTGCTGGTGGCTGGGGGTGCTGGGCGAGTGGGACGCCGAAGCGGTCAAGCCGGGCAAGGAGCATGTGACCATCGCCGTGAGTGGCGCGCGGGGCGGGCACACCGTGGATTTCCGGCGGCTGGCCCATGAGGGCATCACGCTGGTGGGACTGACCCGGGCGTTCAACGGCAGCACGGTGAGTTTCGAACCCAACCTCAATGAAAACATTGCCCGTGGCGATGAAAACTACCTGGCCCTGCTTGACGCCGCCGATGCCTACATCGAGCGCAACGGCCTGGACCTGCCGCCCGAGCCCGAGGCACGCCGGCTGTTGCCCGACCCCGAATGCATGACCCAGCCGATCCTGGAACTGGATCTGATCGAGGCGGGCATCAGCACCATCATCTGGGCCACCGGGTATTCGGTGGATTACAGCTGGCTGAAAGTCGATGCGTTCAAAGCCGACGGCAAGCCACGGCATCAGCGCGGGGTCTGCAGCGAGCCGGGCCTCTATTTTGTCGGCCTGCCATGGCTGTCGCGGCGGGGCTCGGCGTTCATCTGGGGCGTGTGGCACGACGCCCGGCACATCAGCGACCACATCATCAAGCAGCGCACGTATCTCGATTACCGGGATGCCTCCCAGCGCCAGTCGCAACCTTCGAAAACCAGCCTCATGGGAGTCCGTTGA